In Chlamydiales bacterium STE3, a single genomic region encodes these proteins:
- a CDS encoding hypothetical protein (Product derived from UniProtKB/Trembl:Q6MEG3) codes for MKLLSHIFICLFALTLALYTYIDHLNKVIEERLKIPILKKELREIKEKNTLLQYEVDRFESPSHLMELVKRNEYSHLKFPINSEITVIEVR; via the coding sequence GTGAAACTTTTATCCCATATCTTTATTTGTCTCTTTGCTCTTACTCTGGCCCTCTATACCTACATCGATCATCTAAATAAAGTCATAGAAGAGAGGCTTAAAATCCCTATTTTAAAAAAAGAATTACGAGAAATAAAAGAAAAAAATACGTTACTTCAGTATGAAGTGGATCGATTTGAAAGCCCATCGCATCTGATGGAACTTGTAAAAAGGAATGAATACAGCCATTTAAAATTTCCAATAAACTCTGAAATCACAGTCATCGAGGTTCGATGA
- a CDS encoding Uncharacterized protein (Product derived from UniProtKB/Trembl:F8L0Z6) → MATIDQLDMSVHSNYALRIMLTEQINSQLRLTEASSIPPQIQMVDIYPKLSELDLLLGIVPLATPWAFFYPPKKFQTIRRNPFSFFRVGPSFGSLEHQAEEEAKLAQIPVNTSEEIAEKQILSGCLKQMNKINDMLSYIIGRMGQFLQG, encoded by the coding sequence ATGGCCACAATTGATCAGCTCGACATGAGCGTCCACAGTAATTATGCTCTCAGAATTATGCTAACAGAGCAGATTAACAGCCAACTGAGGCTGACTGAAGCTTCCAGCATTCCTCCTCAAATTCAAATGGTGGACATTTATCCTAAGCTTTCAGAATTGGATTTGCTTTTAGGCATTGTCCCCCTAGCAACCCCCTGGGCATTTTTCTATCCTCCCAAAAAGTTCCAAACAATCCGGAGAAATCCTTTTTCCTTTTTTAGAGTGGGACCAAGCTTTGGATCGTTGGAACATCAAGCGGAAGAAGAGGCAAAACTTGCTCAAATTCCCGTTAATACTTCTGAAGAAATAGCGGAAAAGCAAATCTTATCAGGTTGTTTGAAGCAAATGAACAAAATTAATGACATGCTATCTTACATTATTGGTCGCATGGGACAATTTCTCCAAGGGTAA
- a CDS encoding hypothetical protein (Product derived from UniProtKB/Swiss-Prot:Q58466;Uncharacterized protein MJ1066): MDFFPYAKQSIDENDLQAVSKSLMAPVITRGSRVKEFEERIARYVGASFAVAFSSGSTALAGAYKAAGMNASDQIIVTPNTFIATVAAGTELGAKPLFIDINRSSGNMDLNLIKNNLEHQSTRGKLFILPVHFSGIAVDIPLLDKSIKTSKVTIIEDAAHALGSYYPNGKKVGSCCSSLMTIFSFHPVKQITSGEGGMVTTNDPEMYHRLQVIRNSGIVREQKYLKGKEAPWYYEVVIPSNNYHLTEMQAALGISQLKKIESFIAKRRQLVKRYRSNLEGLPGIKLFDKKYDSQSAYHLFVVQIDETRFGISKTMLMSELKRKNIGTQYHYLPLYKMPCYSYMGDISEYFPEMEKYYREALSFPLYYELTEENVDYICDSLKKILKI, from the coding sequence ATGGATTTTTTCCCTTACGCAAAACAATCAATTGATGAAAATGATCTTCAGGCTGTCTCGAAAAGCTTGATGGCTCCTGTAATTACCCGCGGAAGTAGAGTGAAGGAATTCGAAGAGAGGATTGCTCGTTATGTTGGAGCTTCTTTTGCAGTTGCTTTTTCTAGCGGGTCTACCGCTTTAGCGGGTGCGTACAAGGCTGCAGGCATGAACGCTTCCGATCAGATCATTGTCACCCCCAATACTTTCATAGCGACAGTAGCTGCAGGAACAGAGCTAGGGGCCAAGCCGCTTTTTATTGATATCAATCGATCTAGCGGTAATATGGATCTGAATCTGATAAAGAATAATCTAGAACACCAATCTACGAGAGGGAAACTTTTTATATTGCCTGTTCATTTTTCTGGAATCGCCGTGGATATTCCTCTCCTAGACAAAAGCATTAAAACCTCAAAGGTGACGATTATCGAGGATGCGGCGCATGCTTTAGGCTCTTATTATCCTAATGGGAAAAAAGTAGGATCCTGTTGTAGCAGCTTGATGACCATTTTTAGTTTTCATCCCGTCAAACAAATTACATCGGGGGAAGGAGGGATGGTGACAACAAACGATCCAGAAATGTATCACCGATTGCAGGTAATTAGGAATAGCGGAATTGTACGGGAACAAAAGTATTTAAAAGGCAAGGAAGCCCCATGGTACTATGAAGTAGTTATCCCTTCAAATAATTATCATCTCACTGAGATGCAGGCAGCTTTAGGAATTTCGCAATTGAAAAAAATTGAGAGTTTTATTGCCAAAAGGCGCCAGCTTGTCAAACGCTATCGCAGTAATTTAGAAGGGCTCCCAGGCATAAAATTATTTGATAAGAAGTATGATTCTCAAAGTGCCTATCATCTATTTGTCGTACAAATTGATGAAACCCGTTTTGGCATTTCTAAAACAATGCTCATGAGTGAACTGAAAAGGAAAAATATTGGAACACAGTATCATTACTTGCCCCTCTATAAAATGCCTTGCTATAGCTATATGGGTGATATTAGCGAATACTTTCCCGAAATGGAGAAATATTATCGAGAAGCCCTCTCGTTTCCTTTGTATTATGAGCTTACAGAAGAAAATGTGGATTATATCTGCGATTCTTTAAAGAAAATTTTAAAAATTTAA
- a CDS encoding Uncharacterized protein (Product derived from UniProtKB/Trembl:F8L0Z7), whose amino-acid sequence MSKINWQRSLGWSEDQLEDLRYAGYAYIRQGKYDIALSFFEALTVLDPSSSYDAQTLGAIYLQMNNPIKALKCFDKALKLEAEHAPTLLNVTKALFMIGKKGEGLKLAHILEREPDREIANVAKALILAYS is encoded by the coding sequence ATGAGTAAAATTAATTGGCAGAGATCTTTAGGATGGTCTGAAGATCAACTTGAAGATTTACGCTATGCTGGCTACGCCTATATTCGTCAGGGCAAATATGACATTGCCTTATCTTTTTTTGAAGCACTTACGGTGCTAGATCCTAGCAGCTCTTATGATGCACAAACTCTCGGGGCTATTTATCTTCAGATGAATAATCCTATAAAAGCTCTGAAATGTTTTGATAAAGCGCTAAAATTGGAAGCAGAGCATGCCCCTACCCTTCTCAATGTGACCAAAGCCTTATTTATGATTGGAAAAAAAGGTGAGGGTTTAAAGCTTGCCCATATTCTAGAGCGGGAGCCCGACCGAGAGATTGCCAATGTCGCTAAAGCCCTCATTTTAGCCTATAGCTAA
- a CDS encoding Ribosomal RNA small subunit methyltransferase H (Product derived from UniProtKB/Swiss-Prot:Q6MEG4;Gene name derived from UniProtKB/Swiss-Prot:Q6MEG4;EC number derived from UniProtKB/Swiss-Prot:Q6MEG4), with protein sequence MNAHQSVLLDECLNIFKDKPLKTFVDGTLGAGGHAEAFLKQHPELQQFVGVDQDEIALKIASKRLAPYEEKTLFFHKNFAEIEEILTLANVKHVEGILVDLGVSSMQLDMPEKGFSFLRDGPLDMRMDQRQTLTAEEIVNSWGERDLGHILKVYGEEKKWRKVVQVIIRERKLKPIKTTLELVALLDPVLREPIWLKKSKIHPLTRTFQAIRIAVNQELRKLEQFLAASLKVLSPGGRLAVITFHSLEDRIVKHFFKDAESDKISTSGIGGMFLDKIPEAVVLTRKPVEPSTEEMEMNPRSRSAKLRAIEKL encoded by the coding sequence ATGAATGCCCACCAATCCGTACTCTTAGATGAATGCTTAAATATTTTCAAAGATAAACCTTTAAAAACTTTTGTTGATGGGACTCTAGGAGCTGGGGGGCATGCCGAAGCTTTTTTAAAGCAACATCCTGAATTACAACAATTTGTGGGGGTTGATCAAGATGAAATAGCCTTAAAAATTGCCTCCAAGCGGTTAGCACCCTACGAAGAAAAAACTTTATTTTTTCATAAAAATTTTGCTGAAATTGAAGAAATTCTGACTCTTGCTAATGTAAAGCACGTTGAGGGAATTTTAGTGGATTTAGGAGTTTCTTCCATGCAGTTGGATATGCCAGAGAAAGGGTTTAGTTTTTTACGAGACGGTCCCCTGGATATGAGAATGGACCAAAGACAAACGCTAACGGCGGAAGAAATTGTTAATTCCTGGGGAGAAAGAGACCTTGGGCATATCCTTAAAGTTTATGGCGAAGAGAAAAAATGGCGAAAGGTTGTCCAAGTAATTATTAGAGAGAGAAAATTAAAGCCCATTAAAACAACGTTGGAATTGGTTGCATTACTAGATCCTGTGTTAAGAGAGCCTATATGGTTAAAAAAATCTAAAATACATCCTTTAACACGCACATTTCAAGCAATTAGAATTGCTGTGAATCAAGAATTAAGAAAACTAGAACAATTTTTAGCGGCTTCCTTAAAAGTTTTAAGCCCAGGTGGGCGTTTGGCAGTAATTACTTTTCATAGTTTAGAAGATCGCATTGTGAAACATTTTTTTAAAGATGCTGAAAGCGATAAGATTAGCACCTCAGGAATAGGGGGCATGTTTTTAGATAAAATCCCTGAAGCGGTAGTGCTAACTCGAAAACCGGTAGAGCCCTCAACGGAGGAGATGGAGATGAATCCGAGGAGTCGAAGCGCTAAACTGAGAGCGATAGAGAAACTGTGA